In Sphingobacterium sp. SYP-B4668, the sequence GATACAAATTGCTGGACTAAACCTAGTATTAGATTGTAGTATTTCCGTTGCAAATGGTATTTTTGCTTTCGCGCTATGCGTTGGAAGGTTGCTATCATTTCGAGCGATTCACCATAAAAAGGCATATTATTAGATATGAAAAGAGTCCCGCTAAAGGAAAGGCTCTGATGTATCATTAAAAACATAGTATTAGATATGAAAATCTGGCAAAAAAATATAGATGTAGATTCATTTGTCGAATCATTTACGGTAGGGAATGACCGTGTGATGGATTTGCAGCTTGCGGCAGCTGATGTATTAGGCTCATTGGCTCATACCAAAATGTTGAATAGTATTTCTTTGTTGTCGGATGAAGATCTTGAGGTTGTCCAGATGGAATTGAAGAATATTTATTCGGAAGTTATGAACGGTCAGTTTCAGATTGAGGATTCCGTGGAGGATGTTCATTCTCAAGTTGAGATGATGCTGACCCAGCGCGTCGGAGATGCAGGAAAGAAAATACATTCTGGACGTTCACGAAATGATCAGGTGTTGGTCGATTTGAAATTATACTTTCGTTCAGAAATACAAAGCATCTTTCGTAATACAGAAGAATTGTTTTATACCCTTACGGGATTAAGTAACCGCTACCAACACATTTTAATTCCTGGCTATACACATCTGCAGATAGCCATGCCTTCTTCTTTTGGACTATGGTTTGGAGCTTATGCAGAAAGTTTGGTTGATGATTTAGAATTATTGAAAGCTGCTTGGAATGTCTGTAATAAAAATCCACTAGGTTCAGCTGCTGGATATGGCTCTTCTTTTCCGCTCAATCGTACCATGACAACCCGTTTGTTGGGTTTTGAGGATCTTAATTATAATGTGGTCTATGCACAGATGGGTCGAGGTAAGACGGAGCGAATCTTAGCACAAGCAATGAGCTCTATTGCGGCGACCCTTGCCAAGTTTGCGATGGATGTAACACTCTATATCAATCAAAATTTTGGGTTTATTTCATTCCCCGCACACTTAACTACAGGTTCCAGTATTATGCCACATAAGAAAAATCCAGATGTGTTTGAGTTGATTAGATCTCGCTGTAATAAGATTCAAGCATTGCCCAATGAAATTGCTTTAATGACAACCAATTTACCTTCAGGCTACCACCGTGATTTGCAACTATTGAAAGAGAATCTATTTCCAGCGTTTAAGTCCCTGAATGAATGCTTGGAGATTGCGGCTTATATGTTAAATAATATAACTGTTAAGGATAATGTATTGGATGACCCAAAGTATGATTATCTTTTTTCGGTGGAAGTCGTAAATAACGAAGTATTGCAAGGAGTTCCGTTTAGAGAAGCATATAAAAATATCGGTATGGCGATAGAAGAGGGGACATTTAAACCATCCAAGGAGGTCAATCATACCCATGAGGGTAGTATAGGCAATCTTTGCAACGATCAGATTGAAGCAATGTTTGAACGCATAAAGGCTTCTTTCGGGTTTGAAAAAGTTGATCAAGCATTGAACGAGTTGGTCAAATAGCTCTTCATACAGAAATTGAAAATGGTCGTACATGTATGTACGACCATTTTTTATATCAGATATTTTGAGACTCTCTCGGGTTGGAAAGATTGTATTGGGGAAGCTCTGTTCCTTTTTAAGGTGCATCTTCCTCCAATAATGAATAATTTACAAATAACTTATTTCTCAATAGAAAAGCTGAAATGTGTTTCTGAAGTAAAAACTTCCTCCTTTTTAAGCACCGTTGTTGGAAATTCTGGTTGATGGGGACTGTCCGGAAAGTGCTGTGTCTCTAGACAAAAACCTGTGTAGGCGAGATATCTATGTCCAGATTTGCCAATATCATTTCCAGTCATCCAATTGGCGGTATATAGCTGCACGCCGGGTTCGGTTGTAAACACATCCATACGAACACCTGAATTTGGTGAAAAAATAGACGCACATGGTTGAGATATGGGAGTATTGACGGCAAAACAGTGGTCGTATCCTTTGGCAGCGACTAATTGATGGTCTTCGTTCCTAATATCTTGGGCAATTGTTTTGAATTCGCTAAAATCAAATGCTGTACCTGCTATAGGGAGTATTGCACTTGGGATTTGATGCTCATCAACGGCAATGTATTCGGTAGAGTTGATTTTCAGATGATGGTTGAGGATATCACCATTCCCCTCGCCATTTAAATTAAAGTAAGTATGATTAGTGAGATTGATGACCGTATCTTCATCTGTTTGCGCCCTATATTTGATAATGATTTTGTTTTCGGAGGTAAGGGTGTAAGAGACGACCACGCTGAGATTTCCAGGAAAGCCCTCCTCTCCATCCTTCGATATATAATAGAATTCGGCGTGTGCCTCATAGCTGATACGTCGGTCCCATACTTTACGATGAAATCCTTCGGGGCCGCCATGTAAGCTATTTATGCCGTTATTTTGGGCTAATGTGTAAGTTTTACCATTTAGTTCAAATCGCCCATTGGCTATTCTATTGGCAAATCGACCTGCAGTCACGCCATGATATTGTTCGTCAGCCTCGTAATATTTTTGGATGCTGTCAAATCCCAAAGCGACGTCTATCAAGTTGCCTTTCCTATCCGGTACCAGTATACTGACTATTCGGGCACCATAATCACTTAGCGCTACTTGCATACCTCTGTCATTTTTTAGCACAACAAGATGGGTATTCTTGTTACTAAGTGTACTTTCAAAGTTTTTGGATGGAGGAAGTGAGTATGTCATGATGCTTGTCTATAAATAATAGACTAATTTAGCCATTTTTGGACAGAATGATGAAAGACATCTAAATTTTCGAAAACATTATCTTCGTAAGATTTTTCGAAAAACGATCTGCTCATTGTTTTGGTGCAAAATCATCTTATCTTCATCGGGAACAAATTCTATATGAGCCTCCTCGTTGGGGACTTCAAATATTAGCTTATCTTTATAATCGAGTAGATAGGTTAGTCTATTGGGTTGTGTTGCCCGTAAATAATTACCATCCTTCGAAAAAGTTATTTTAAAATCTTTTACTTCATTATAGTAAGTACCAACAAGCCTGTCGGCAGATGGGCCGATGACTACACCTGTCCTAAAGACTGGTAGTTCATAGGGTATATTGAGTAAATCCTTAATTACATAGTTTTTCAAAGACGAAGTAGGGAATCGCTCTCCGTTTACTATTATGCAATAGTAGATATTGTATTGAGGGTCGAAATATGCTCTTGTGTGCGTGCCCCACGTATCGCCCCCAAGTTCGGGTATTGACCTGTTGTGGATAGGGAAATTGAGCGTGCCCATACCAAAGTAATTGTCAAACTTGCTACCCTTTGTCATAAGTGCTACGGTTTCTCGCTTTAAGATTCTATTGCTCATCAATAATCGAAAGAAGCGATTTACATCCTGTGGAGAGGCCACGATATCGCCTACACCTATATTATTTTTCGGTGAGAAGTCCAATTTGGTCCGCCATTTCCCATTAAATTCTAGGCTAGGATTTATGACATGACCCCTGATGTCCTTTGCTGAGTATGTTTGGTGTAGCTTATATGGAATGCAAATTTCTTGCTTCAATATCTCATGATATTCTTTTTTATATATTTTTTCCAGTATACGAGCGAGTAGGTAGTATCCTGAGTTGGAGTATTTCACGGCTGTGCCAGGTTCAAACGCTAGTGGCTCTTTAAATATGCGTTCAAGAATGAACTTTTGGGAGGTTGGCTTGGCTTCCCAATAGTAGTTTTTCTTATCAATAACGTAGTCTCCAAGTCCTGCACTGTGTTCAAGGATATTTTCTATTGTTATCTTTTCTGCTCCTGGCACTTGTGGAAAGTATGTTGAAAGCCGAGTGGTCAACATCAATTTTCCATCTTCTACGCACCCTAAAATCAATGTAGAGGTATATGCTTTTGTAACAGACCCAATTCTATAAAGATTACTTTTATTGACAAGACTATTGGGTACTGCTGTTGATCCAAATTGACGTTGATAGACTTCCGTACTATCCTTATAAACTGAAATGACACCAATAGATTGATTATGGACCTCTATATAATCTATTAATTTATCGATGCGATTTTTGGCGTCTTGGGCCCAAAGTGAAAGCGGAAATAAGAAAGCTAGTAGATATATAATTGGCTTCATCTCATTAATATTATTTACTGATTAGGATTTGACTGCATATTGGTTACCCTTTGAGTCGAAATTATTTACATTTCGAGTTGGTGGTACCTCATACGTTATGACGATAAATATATAGAAAAGGTTGCATGTATTATTGTGGTCAGCATAGCCGCACATAAGTATTGTACTTCAATTTCAAAATCTTTAAGTTTGTTGCAAACCAGTTATAAATGGAGACTTACAATAATCCAGTATTGGCACGTCTGCCATCACATCTCAAAAAGTATGTGGTACCGCAGCAATATGAACGATATACCGCTATTGATCAAGCAATATGGCGTTATGTGATGCGGCAAAATTATGCCTATCTCAAAGATGTAGCTTACTATCCCTATATTCCTGGACTTCGTAAAGCAGGTTTGACTATTGAGTGCATCCCCAGCTTACAAAGTATGAATGATAGTTTGCAGCACATTGGTTGGGGTGCTGCTACGGTGGACGGTTTCATTCCACCATCTGCGTTTATGGAATTTCAAGCATATCGTGTGCTTGTTGTTGCGGCTGATATCCGACAGATGGAACACATCGAATATACCCCTGCACCAGATATTATACATGAGTCTTCGGGTCATGCGCCAATAATTGGGGAACTAGAATATGCCGAGTACTTGCAATATTTTGGTGAGATCGGTGCCAAAGCGATGTTTTCTGCGAAAGATTTTGAACTTTATGAGGCGATTAGACGATTGTCCATCATCAAGGAAAAGGGCGATGCGACAATTGGCGAGGTTGAAGAAGCAGAGTCGATTCTGAATAATATACAACAAAATATGGGAGAGCCATCCGAAATGGGGCTGTTGAGTAGGTTGCATTGGTGGACAGTTGAATACGGGTTGATTGGCCCTTTAGATAATCCCAAGATATATGGCGCGGGGTTACTATCGTCTATTGGTGAGAGTGCATCTTGTATGCGTCCTGAAGTGCTCAAACTTCCCTACACCCTAGAAGCTATTGAGTATCCCTATGATATTACCAAGCCACAGCCACAATTATTTGTGACTCCTGATTTCGGTCGACTGAGGGAGGTGCTGGATAAGTATGCTGACTCGATGGCTTTTCGTGTCGGGGGCAAGGTGAGCGTCGACAAAGCGATTGCTTGCCATAATATTTGTACTGTAACGTATAGCTCGGGATTACAGGTTTCGGGTGTATTTCAAACGACTGCTCAGTCTGATGGACTGATATACATTCGGACAAAAGGACCTTCTGCGCTGTCCTTTCAAGGGAAACAACTGGATGGTCACGACAAATCGTATCACGCTGAGGGATTCAGTAGTCCGGTAGGCAGATTAGCGGCTGCCGGTAAATCTCTAGAGTACTATACGGTGGACGATCTGGCTGGTGCAGGTATACAAATTGGCAAAGAGACCCAACTTACTTTTGAATCTGGGATAGAAGTGCGGGGAGTCGTCCAATCCATGATTTTTCGAGAAGACAAACTTTTATTGCTGTCATTTTCGCCTTGTCAAGTGACAGATGTTCGAAATTGTATGGTGTTATTTGAACCTGATTGGGGGACATACGACATGGCTGTTGGAGAATATATAACATCGGTGTTCTCTGGAGCTGCTGATAAAAGTGCTTTTGAAACTCAAGCAACAGTTTCCAATGTCAAATCGGCCCAACAACAATACGATGAAGACACCATTTTTCTACAGGGGCTGTATGCCGATATCAGAAGTATCCGTGAAGGGCATCGTGCTGAAAGGACTGTTCAAGACTTATTTGAGCAGTTGGTCGATCAATACCCAACAGCTTAGTTGGCATTGTTGGAGATACTCGAAGTTGTCACTGAACAGTCTGATAATGAATTGTCCTTAGCAGTTGAGCGTAGATTGAACGCCATTCAAACACAACATCCGCAGCTCAATAAATTGATTGCCGATGGGATAAGGTTGGTGAATGATCGTGACATTGGAATCCTATTGATTTAATAGTAAAATCTGCCAAGCTTGCTCTATCTCTCCATCATCCAATAGCTGTGCGGCATACTGATGTAGGTGCAACTGGAGTTGCTGCGTGTCATTTTGCCAAGTATTCAGTAGTTGTTGGATGAGGAGATTGGTGGCCGCGCTTTGTTTTAGTAGAGGTAGCTCCTCAACATTGGCCAATAGGCCGAGGTGATTACCTGTTAATACTCTAGAGAGTCGGATATGTGTCGGTAATCTGTCAATTCCTATTCCTAGACTACGCAGTGGTTTGGGGATTTTAAAGAGATTGTCTCTCGTTACTCGACAATACCAGTCCCCACCCAATCGCGCAACGAGGTCCAATGCATCTTGAGCAATCTCGTTTTGTTCATCGACAAGGTGTTCGTGCACATGCATACTCAGTATTTCGGCTAATACCAGGTTACCTGCTCCGGGGGCATCACTGAGTGGTATAATATTCGTCACTCGACATTCTAATTGTACGGGAGATTCTGCTACGCGTGGGGGGGTCACATGATCCGATGCAATCGCTGTAAAACCCGCCTTTTCAAATTCATTTACTCCTTTGACATACTCAGTGCTAGCCAGAGATTGTTGCTGCACCATG encodes:
- a CDS encoding aldose epimerase family protein, producing the protein MTYSLPPSKNFESTLSNKNTHLVVLKNDRGMQVALSDYGARIVSILVPDRKGNLIDVALGFDSIQKYYEADEQYHGVTAGRFANRIANGRFELNGKTYTLAQNNGINSLHGGPEGFHRKVWDRRISYEAHAEFYYISKDGEEGFPGNLSVVVSYTLTSENKIIIKYRAQTDEDTVINLTNHTYFNLNGEGNGDILNHHLKINSTEYIAVDEHQIPSAILPIAGTAFDFSEFKTIAQDIRNEDHQLVAAKGYDHCFAVNTPISQPCASIFSPNSGVRMDVFTTEPGVQLYTANWMTGNDIGKSGHRYLAYTGFCLETQHFPDSPHQPEFPTTVLKKEEVFTSETHFSFSIEK
- a CDS encoding serine hydrolase domain-containing protein — translated: MKPIIYLLAFLFPLSLWAQDAKNRIDKLIDYIEVHNQSIGVISVYKDSTEVYQRQFGSTAVPNSLVNKSNLYRIGSVTKAYTSTLILGCVEDGKLMLTTRLSTYFPQVPGAEKITIENILEHSAGLGDYVIDKKNYYWEAKPTSQKFILERIFKEPLAFEPGTAVKYSNSGYYLLARILEKIYKKEYHEILKQEICIPYKLHQTYSAKDIRGHVINPSLEFNGKWRTKLDFSPKNNIGVGDIVASPQDVNRFFRLLMSNRILKRETVALMTKGSKFDNYFGMGTLNFPIHNRSIPELGGDTWGTHTRAYFDPQYNIYYCIIVNGERFPTSSLKNYVIKDLLNIPYELPVFRTGVVIGPSADRLVGTYYNEVKDFKITFSKDGNYLRATQPNRLTYLLDYKDKLIFEVPNEEAHIEFVPDEDKMILHQNNEQIVFRKILRR
- the argH gene encoding argininosuccinate lyase, encoding MKIWQKNIDVDSFVESFTVGNDRVMDLQLAAADVLGSLAHTKMLNSISLLSDEDLEVVQMELKNIYSEVMNGQFQIEDSVEDVHSQVEMMLTQRVGDAGKKIHSGRSRNDQVLVDLKLYFRSEIQSIFRNTEELFYTLTGLSNRYQHILIPGYTHLQIAMPSSFGLWFGAYAESLVDDLELLKAAWNVCNKNPLGSAAGYGSSFPLNRTMTTRLLGFEDLNYNVVYAQMGRGKTERILAQAMSSIAATLAKFAMDVTLYINQNFGFISFPAHLTTGSSIMPHKKNPDVFELIRSRCNKIQALPNEIALMTTNLPSGYHRDLQLLKENLFPAFKSLNECLEIAAYMLNNITVKDNVLDDPKYDYLFSVEVVNNEVLQGVPFREAYKNIGMAIEEGTFKPSKEVNHTHEGSIGNLCNDQIEAMFERIKASFGFEKVDQALNELVK
- a CDS encoding aromatic amino acid hydroxylase yields the protein METYNNPVLARLPSHLKKYVVPQQYERYTAIDQAIWRYVMRQNYAYLKDVAYYPYIPGLRKAGLTIECIPSLQSMNDSLQHIGWGAATVDGFIPPSAFMEFQAYRVLVVAADIRQMEHIEYTPAPDIIHESSGHAPIIGELEYAEYLQYFGEIGAKAMFSAKDFELYEAIRRLSIIKEKGDATIGEVEEAESILNNIQQNMGEPSEMGLLSRLHWWTVEYGLIGPLDNPKIYGAGLLSSIGESASCMRPEVLKLPYTLEAIEYPYDITKPQPQLFVTPDFGRLREVLDKYADSMAFRVGGKVSVDKAIACHNICTVTYSSGLQVSGVFQTTAQSDGLIYIRTKGPSALSFQGKQLDGHDKSYHAEGFSSPVGRLAAAGKSLEYYTVDDLAGAGIQIGKETQLTFESGIEVRGVVQSMIFREDKLLLLSFSPCQVTDVRNCMVLFEPDWGTYDMAVGEYITSVFSGAADKSAFETQATVSNVKSAQQQYDEDTIFLQGLYADIRSIREGHRAERTVQDLFEQLVDQYPTA
- a CDS encoding flavin reductase family protein, translating into MSQHINTKTFDPIQQQTIFDNLIKYAVAPRPICFASTVDANGNINLSPFSYFNLMSHQPPICVFSPLRRMRDGSTKHTLENIKEVGEVVINIVSYSMVQQQSLASTEYVKGVNEFEKAGFTAIASDHVTPPRVAESPVQLECRVTNIIPLSDAPGAGNLVLAEILSMHVHEHLVDEQNEIAQDALDLVARLGGDWYCRVTRDNLFKIPKPLRSLGIGIDRLPTHIRLSRVLTGNHLGLLANVEELPLLKQSAATNLLIQQLLNTWQNDTQQLQLHLHQYAAQLLDDGEIEQAWQILLLNQ